Proteins encoded within one genomic window of Chlorobaculum sp. MV4-Y:
- a CDS encoding C40 family peptidase, giving the protein MPSSCPIIRKDHLQPGDLVFFAAGDDITHVGVYIGNERFAHASSRAGISISTLFQNYYSTHFAFGTRIIRVE; this is encoded by the coding sequence TTGCCCTCCTCGTGTCCGATCATTCGCAAAGACCACCTGCAACCCGGCGACCTGGTCTTCTTTGCTGCCGGAGACGATATCACTCACGTTGGAGTCTACATCGGCAATGAACGCTTCGCCCACGCCTCATCGCGTGCTGGCATCAGCATCAGCACCCTGTTCCAGAATTATTACTCCACACACTTCGCCTTCGGCACGAGGATCATTCGGGTGGAGTAG
- the prmA gene encoding 50S ribosomal protein L11 methyltransferase, giving the protein MQPPKTHNHIELAFEIDSELYELYIAVLSQVGIEYFLEDDHKLLAYLPESDWNADKEASIKIMLQETFGSIPHFTASFMADRNWNAEWEAHLQPVEISDRFLIVQHQKEYSVKPGQIVIAINPKMSFGTGYHATTRLMLRQMEALDLAGKKIMDIGTGTGVLAIAARKLGNRNPILAFDNNAWAAENAVENVAENDVADIRVELLDAEEELAANLEDGYDLILANINKNVLDRILPVIRRHAPAAQVLLSGVLVYDEPWLKQLLKRIKYTNVKTIYEDEWLSALVEPAK; this is encoded by the coding sequence ATGCAACCGCCGAAAACTCACAACCATATCGAACTCGCGTTCGAAATCGACAGCGAACTCTACGAACTCTACATCGCCGTGCTTTCTCAGGTCGGTATCGAATATTTCCTCGAAGACGACCACAAGCTGCTCGCCTACCTTCCCGAAAGCGACTGGAACGCCGACAAGGAGGCGTCTATAAAAATCATGCTTCAGGAGACCTTCGGCTCCATCCCGCATTTTACGGCCTCGTTCATGGCCGACCGGAACTGGAACGCCGAGTGGGAGGCGCATTTGCAGCCGGTGGAAATTTCCGACCGCTTCCTGATCGTCCAGCACCAGAAGGAGTACAGTGTCAAACCGGGGCAGATCGTCATCGCGATCAATCCGAAGATGTCGTTCGGCACCGGTTACCACGCCACCACGCGCCTGATGCTGCGCCAGATGGAGGCGCTTGATCTGGCGGGCAAAAAGATCATGGACATCGGCACCGGCACCGGCGTGCTGGCCATCGCGGCCCGCAAGCTTGGCAACCGCAATCCGATTCTCGCCTTCGACAACAACGCCTGGGCGGCAGAGAACGCCGTCGAGAACGTCGCCGAAAACGACGTGGCCGACATTCGCGTGGAGCTGCTCGACGCCGAAGAAGAGCTGGCTGCAAACCTTGAAGATGGCTATGACCTGATTCTGGCCAACATCAACAAGAACGTGCTCGACCGCATTCTGCCGGTCATCCGCCGCCACGCGCCGGCGGCGCAGGTGCTTCTCTCCGGCGTACTGGTCTATGACGAACCGTGGCTGAAGCAGCTTCTCAAGCGGATCAAATACACCAACGTCAAGACCATTTACGAAGACGAATGGCTCTCGGCGCTGGTCGAACCCGCAAAGTGA
- a CDS encoding Ppx/GppA phosphatase family protein, with translation MPAPTERIACIDVGTNTALLLVADLEPATGRIVTVDHRQTIVRLGQKVDEHRMIHPEALERLKACMTEYRKLCSELEVRRIIAAGTSALRDAANRDEIIGAVKGATGIEIRCISGDEEAVLTFFGAVAGLPEVPEPFTVIDIGGGSTEIIMGTVEQVASAVSMNIGSVRMTERFCTSIPPSAEEFEAAKKEIDRNLARSLPPFFAGRQQVFGVAGTLTTIAQVCMGDRHFDVAKVQGYQLEYSAVHQLLERLRAMTLDEIAALGIPEGRADVFTMGTLILRQFMRMLGVGTVTVSIQGLRYGMAQQELQRLRNRS, from the coding sequence ATGCCTGCTCCAACTGAACGCATTGCCTGCATCGACGTCGGCACCAACACGGCGCTCCTGCTTGTGGCCGATCTTGAACCTGCGACTGGCCGGATCGTGACGGTCGATCACCGCCAGACCATCGTGCGCCTGGGCCAAAAGGTCGATGAACACCGGATGATCCACCCCGAAGCGCTTGAACGGCTGAAGGCCTGCATGACGGAGTACCGGAAACTGTGCAGTGAACTCGAGGTGCGGCGCATCATCGCTGCTGGAACGAGCGCCCTGCGCGACGCGGCAAACCGCGACGAAATTATCGGTGCGGTGAAGGGCGCGACCGGCATCGAAATCCGCTGCATCAGCGGAGACGAGGAGGCCGTACTCACCTTTTTTGGCGCGGTGGCCGGGCTGCCGGAAGTGCCGGAGCCCTTCACGGTGATCGACATTGGCGGCGGCAGCACCGAAATCATCATGGGCACGGTCGAGCAGGTTGCAAGCGCGGTCAGCATGAATATCGGTTCGGTGAGAATGACCGAGCGCTTCTGTACCTCGATTCCACCTTCAGCGGAGGAGTTCGAGGCGGCAAAAAAGGAGATCGACCGCAATCTCGCCAGAAGCCTGCCGCCGTTCTTCGCGGGTCGCCAGCAGGTGTTCGGTGTGGCGGGCACGCTGACCACCATCGCTCAGGTGTGCATGGGCGACCGGCATTTCGACGTGGCGAAAGTGCAGGGTTACCAGCTCGAATACAGCGCGGTGCACCAGCTTCTCGAACGGCTCCGGGCGATGACGCTCGACGAAATCGCGGCGCTCGGCATTCCGGAGGGGCGCGCCGACGTCTTCACGATGGGCACGCTCATCCTGCGCCAGTTCATGCGGATGCTCGGCGTCGGCACGGTAACGGTGAGCATTCAGGGGCTCCGTTACGGCATGGCGCAGCAGGAACTTCAGCGCCTGCGGAACCGAAGCTGA
- a CDS encoding THUMP-like domain-containing protein codes for MKSFFTMTLDELNSLLDPQVLALIDAHAGDDPATFAMQFHGRSDLPVRAMAEQIACRKKAAAKLPSLAHFPMLYTRLGLEQASGERAGEWKASLMHGRRAIDLTGGLGIDTLFLARRFDEVVSCERDEALARLAEANRRVMGINNVEMRIGDSAELLAGYPDDSFDWVLVDPARRDHGGRSAGLSVSSPDVVRLHDLMLRKAPRVCIKASPALEISGLDAQLPTLSEVIAVSVDGECKEVLLLLDRRHDAGRMPGVRAVCLGNEAFEIASSGDAERQVAEKPGSWLYEPDAAIIKARLTGELARQMQLSFLNRTVDYLTSDRLIEPFPGRSFRIEECRPFRQKSFRKELAELGITNAAIQRRDFPLSVEELRKRYKIGESSEHFLFFTKGASGGFVWLSCRKP; via the coding sequence ATGAAATCTTTTTTCACTATGACCCTCGACGAACTCAACAGCCTGCTCGATCCGCAGGTGCTTGCGTTGATCGACGCTCACGCCGGTGACGATCCTGCGACGTTTGCGATGCAATTTCACGGAAGGAGCGATTTGCCGGTGCGGGCGATGGCCGAGCAGATTGCCTGCCGGAAAAAAGCGGCTGCGAAGCTACCGTCGCTGGCGCACTTTCCAATGCTTTACACCCGGCTCGGCCTCGAACAGGCTTCCGGCGAGCGGGCAGGGGAGTGGAAAGCGTCGCTGATGCATGGCCGCAGGGCGATCGATCTGACGGGGGGACTCGGAATCGACACGCTCTTTCTCGCCCGGCGCTTCGACGAGGTGGTGTCGTGCGAGCGGGACGAGGCGCTGGCGCGGCTTGCGGAGGCGAACCGGCGCGTGATGGGCATCAACAACGTCGAGATGCGCATCGGCGACAGCGCAGAACTGCTGGCTGGATATCCGGATGATTCGTTCGACTGGGTACTGGTCGATCCGGCGCGGCGCGATCATGGTGGTCGCTCGGCGGGGCTGTCGGTGTCGAGTCCTGACGTGGTGCGGCTGCACGATCTGATGCTGCGCAAAGCCCCAAGGGTCTGTATCAAAGCCTCGCCAGCGCTTGAAATCAGCGGTCTCGATGCGCAACTGCCGACACTCTCGGAAGTTATCGCCGTCTCGGTCGATGGCGAGTGCAAGGAGGTGCTGCTTTTGCTGGATCGTCGGCACGACGCTGGCCGAATGCCGGGCGTCCGGGCGGTGTGCCTCGGAAACGAGGCGTTCGAGATCGCGTCGTCCGGTGACGCAGAGCGTCAGGTCGCGGAAAAGCCCGGCTCGTGGCTTTACGAGCCGGATGCGGCGATCATCAAGGCGCGGCTCACCGGCGAGCTGGCCCGGCAAATGCAGCTTTCATTCCTGAACCGCACGGTCGATTATCTCACGTCGGATCGGCTGATCGAGCCATTTCCCGGCAGAAGTTTCCGTATTGAGGAGTGCCGCCCATTCAGGCAGAAGAGTTTCCGGAAGGAGCTTGCTGAACTGGGGATCACAAACGCCGCTATTCAGCGACGCGATTTTCCGCTCTCTGTCGAGGAGCTGCGCAAGCGCTACAAGATCGGTGAGAGCAGCGAGCACTTTCTCTTTTTCACGAAGGGTGCTTCAGGCGGCTTCGTCTGGCTTTCGTGCCGGAAGCCGTAG